The DNA window GTGGAATAAGAGATGAAGCAGAAATTAGAGGACATCGTAGAACTTATATTGGATCCATGCCTGGAAAAATTATTCAAAAAATAGCAAAAGTTGGAGTAAAAAATCCTCTATTTTTGCTTGATGAAATAGATAAAATGTCTTCTGATATGAGAGGCGATCCAGCTTCAGCATTATTAGAAGTCCTTGATCCAGAACAAAATGCAACATTTAATGATCATTATCTTGAATTAGATTATGATTTATCTGATATTATGTTTGTTGCAACATCGAATTCTATGGATATTCCTTCTCCTTTATTAGATCGTATGGAAGTGATTCGTTTATCTGGATATACTGAAGAAGAAAAATTAAACATTTCTAAAAAACACCTAATTCCTAAACAAATAAAAAGAAATGCTTTAAATAACAACGAAATCAATATTGATGATACTGCTATCATTGATATTATTCGTTATTATACTCGTGAAGCAGGAGTAAGAAATTTAGAACGTGAATTATCAAAAATTTGTAGAAAAGTTGTAAAATCTATTGTAATTGACAAACTTAAAGAATCTGCCAATATCACCAAAAAAAATTTAAAAAAATATCTTGGAATTAAAAATTATAGATATGATCGTAAAGCAGAAAAAAACAATATTGGACAAGTTACAGCTCTTGCATGGACTGAATGTGGAGGTGATTTGTTAACAATTGAAAGTGCTTATGTAGCTGGAAAAGGTAAGTTAATTTATACTGGTTCTTTAGGTGAAGTAATGAAAGAATCTATTCAAGCTGCGTTAACAGTTGTAAGATCAAGATCAAATATATTAAACATAAATAGTAATTTTTATGAAAAAATTGATATACATGTACATGTTCCAGAAGGAGCAACTCCAAAAGATGGACCTAGTGCTGGTATAGCAATGTGTACTGCTTTAATTTCTTGTTTAACTAATAATCCTGTACGCTCTGAAATAGCCATGACAGGTGAAATTACTTTAAGAGGTGAAATATTATCAATTGGAGGATTAAAAGAAAAATTACTTGCTGCTCATAGAGGTGGTATAAAAACAGTTATTATTCCCTATGAGAACAAACATGATTTGGAAGAAATTCCTTTAAATATTATTGGTAAACTAAACATTTGTCTTGTAAAACATATTGAAGAAGTATTTAGTTTATCTTTAGAAAAAGCTCCTTTTTCTTCTTCCAGAAATAATTGGAAAGGATCTATTAGTCAATCTACTGAAAAACTAATTCAATAAATGGATAATATAACTAGAAATATGTCAATTATTTATTTTTGTTTTATGCTATATAATAATATTTTTAATTGTATAAAAATAATTTTTTAATACATTAACATTATTTTTTATTTTTTAATATATCTAACAAGAAAAACGTTATTATAGTTATAATATTAATATTTATTAAGGAGATAAATGGAGTGAATAAATCACAGTTAATAGAAAAAATTGCTATAGATGCTGATATTTCAAAAGTAACAGCAGGACGTGTTTTAAATGCATTTATGGGTTCAGTTTCTAACGCATTAAGAGCTGGTGAAGAAGTTACTTTAATTGGATTTGGTACTTTCTCTGTACGTAAAAGAGCTGCTAGAATTGGAAGAAATCCTCAAACAGGCAAAGAAATTACAATTCCTGCTGCAAAATTTCCAGGATTTCGTCCAGGAAAAATATTAAAAAAAGTTATTAATGAATAAAATAGATAATAAATATATTAAAAAAAATTTAATTATATTAACAAAATATGTTACAATATCAAAAATATGCTCTGGTTTTTGACTAGCATATAAAATCTGTTAGTCATATCACGATATATATCTATGAACCCGGTCAGGTCTGGAAAGAAGCATCCGTAATAGAATAATATATATGCTGAAATCTGACTAACAGATCATTTTTAAAAAATTATAATGTGCATTAAAAAATGGAAAAAAAAACAATTCTTTTAATCAAAAAATTGATTAAAAACGTTCCAAATTTTCCCAAACCTGGAATTATATTTCGTGATATTAGCAATATCTTAGATAATCCTCAAATTTATTCTCAAATAATTTTATGTATATCTAATCATTATTATGATAAAAAAATAACTAAAATTGCAGGAATAGAAGCTCGAGGTTTTTTGTTTGGTGCACCTGTTGCTTTAAATTTAGGTATTGGTTTTGTTCCAATACGTAAGCCAAATAAGCTACCTAGAGCAAAATATAGCGAAAAATATAATATGGAATATTCTTCAAATTCTTTAGAAATACACAAAGATGCTATTTCTTCTGTAGATAAAGTTTTAATTATTGATGATATTTTAGCTACTGGATCAACTGTCAGTGCTGCGGTTAAATTAATCAGAAAAACAGGAAAAGTAAACGATGCAGCATTTTTAATGAGTTTACATTTTCTAAAAGCGGATAAAAAACTAGAAAAAATTAATATTAATTGTTTTAATATAATAAAAATAACAAAATAGTAAGTTTTTTGTAAACTTTTATAAAAATATGATATAAAACATAAAAATGATTTATCAAGTATTAGCTAGAAAATATAGACCTCAAACATTTTCGGAAATAAATGGACAAACACATATAATAACAGCATTGAAGAATGCATTATCATTAAATCGACTACATCATGCATATCTTTTTTCTGGTACTCGAGGAATTGGAAAGACTACAATAGCTAGAGTTTTAGCAAAAGGATTAAATTGTAAAAAAAAAATTACTGATAATCCGTGTAGAAAGTGTCAACATTGTTTAGATATCGAAAATGGTACAAGTATTGATTTAATAGAAATTGATGCTGCATCGCAAAGTAAAGTAGAAGATATTAGAAATGTTTTAGACAACATACAATATTACCCTTTACATTGTCGTTTTAAAATCTATCTTATAGATGAAGTACATATGCTTTCTCGGTATAGTTTTAATGCTTTATTAAAAACTTTAGAAGAACCTCCTAATCATGTTAAATTTATATTAGCAACAACGGATCCTAATAAATTACCTACAACAATTATATCACGATGCTTACATTTTTATTTACAAAAATTAACTATTAATGAGATTACAAAAAAGTTACAAGATATTGTAAATAAAGAAAAAATTAAAACTGAACTTAACTCATTAACATTAATTGCTAAATCATCTGATGGTAGCATGAGAGATGCTTTAAGTTTAACTGATCAAGCTATAGCTTTAGGTAATGGAAAAATAAATTTTATAGATTTAAAATATATTTTAGGGATTATTGATGAAAAATATTCTTTGTTAATATTTGAATCTTTGGTTAAAGGTAATATTAAAAAAATTATGTGTTTATTAGATGATATTGAAAAAAATGGTCAGTTATGCGAAAACTTATTAATTGAGATTTTATCTTGGATACATCATATTGCTATTTTACAAATTTTACCTGATAGTCTTCCAGAAGAAAAAAAAAAATATTTAGATATATTAAATAATTTAGCTATTTCTGTTTCACCTAGTGATATTCAATTATATTATCAAATATTTTTATTAGGGAGAAAAGATTTTTACTACGCTCCTTGCAATAGAACAGGAATAGAAATGATAATTTTGAAAGCCATTGCTTTTCATCCAAAAGTTACAGAATCTTATAAAACCATTCAAAGTTAATATTAGTTAAAACAAGCTATATTTAATTTTTTCTTTAAGATTACCATGCTACAAATTTATTAAAAAATATTTTTATTGATTATTATCTAGTAAAATATAATTATTAAAATAAGCGAGAAAAATATGTTTAACAAAGGTGGAATAAACAATTTAGTAAAACAAGCTCAACAAATGCAAGATAAGATGTCTAAAATACAAGAAGAAATTAATTTATTGAAAGTAACTGGAGAATCTGGTGCAGGTTTAGTAAAAGTTACTCTTAATGGTGCTTATAATTGCCAAAATGTTCAAATTGATTCTGATTTGTTAAAAAACAATTCTGATAAAGAAATTTTAGAAGACTTAATCGCTGCAGCTTTTAATGATGCCGCAAGACGAATTGAAGAAGTTCAAAAAGAAAAAATGTCATCTGTCTCTTCTAATTTAAATTTACCTTCAGGATTTAACATGCCATTTTAAAAAAATCTTATATATGTATAATAACAAAAATTTATTTTTAATAAAAAAAGATATTCTCTTGAATTTTTTATTTCAGTCCCCATTTCTTTCTGGAATTTGAAAATAAATATTTAGGATATAAAATTCTATGACCCAAAAAGAAACATATAATTTTCAATCAGAAGTAAAACAACTACTAAAACTGATGATTCATTCTTTATATTCTAATAAAGAAATTTTTTTACGAGAACTTATCTCTAATGCTTCGGACGCAGCTGATAAATTAAGATTTTTAGCTCTTTCTAATCCATCGCTATATGAAAATGATACTGATTTATGTGTAAAAATATCGTTAGATAAAAAAAATTGCTTAATTAAGATTAGCGATAATGGCATTGGCATGAAAAAAAAAGAAGTAATTGAAAACCTTGGAACTATTGCTAAATCAGGTACAAAAAATTTTTTGGAATCTTTAAAAACTGAAAGCGAAAACAAAAATGCACAGCTTATTGGAAAGTTTGGTGTAGGTTTTTATTCAGCGTTTATTGTATCTGATAAAGTTTCTTTGCATACTCGTGCAGCAAATGTTTCGGCTGATGAATCAGTTTTATGGCAATCTACAGGAGAAGGAGAATATACTCTTACACAAAAAGAAAAGAAAAAACGAGGTACTGAAATTGTTTTGCATATTAAAAAATCAGAAAAAGAGTTTCTTGATGTTTGGCGATTGAAAAGTATTATTAGTAAATATTCTGACCATATTTCTTTACCTGTAAAAATGGAAATGGAAGATGAAAAAACAAAGCTATTTAAATGGGAACAAGTGAATAAAGCTCAAGCAATATGGACACGAAAAAAATCAGAAATTAGCATAAAAGAATATAAAGATTTTTATACAAGTATTACTAATGATTCTGTTGAACCAATAATTTGGACACATAACCATGTTGAAGGAAAACAAGAATATATTGTTTTACTATATATTCCTTCTAATACTCCATGGGATTTGTTTCATCGCGATAATAAACATGGTTTAAAATTATATATACAACGCGTTTTTATTATGGACGATACCGAACAACTTTTACCGAACTATTTACGTTTCGTAAAAGGTATTGTAGATTCAAATGATTTACCATTAAATATTTCCCGTGAAATTTTACAAGAAAATCACTTAATTAGTAATTTAAAACTTGCGATCACAAAACGTATTTTACATATTCTTGAAAAATTATCTAAAGATGATAATGAGAAATATCAAAAATTTTGGAATACTTTTGGATTAGTATTTAAAGAAGGAGCTGCAGAAGAACATATAAATAAAAAAGAATTTATGAATTTATTAAGATTTTCTTCAACGTATCAAAATAATCCTGAACAAAACGTATCTTTAGCAGATTACATTAGTAGAACAAAAAAAGATCAAAAAAATATTTATTATATTACTGCTGATAATTATATATCTGCTAAAAATAGTCCTCATTTAGAACAGTTTAAACAAAAAAATATTGAGGTATTATTATTATCTGACCGTATTGACGAATGGATGATTAGTTATTTTACAGATTTTGAAAATAAATCTTTTAAATCTGTGAGCAAAATCGACAAAGATCTAGAAAAAATTGACAAAGAAAATTTACAAGATAATAAAAAAAATCAAGAAAAAGAATTTGCACCATTTTTACAAATTATAGAAAAACAGCTAAAAAATCGCGTAAAAAAAGTAAAATTAACGTATGCTTTAACTAAAACTCCATCTATTTTAACGACAGATACTGAAGAAATGAGTACTCAGATGGCTAAACTTTTTAAAGCAGCTGGGCAAGCAGTGCCAGATATCAAATATATTTTTAATATTAATCCTCAACATATCTTAATAAAACACATTATTAAAGTATCAGACAAAGTTATTTTAAAAGACTGGATAGAACTATTATTTGAAGAAGCATTATTAGCTGAAAAAGGTACTTTAGAAGATACTAATAAATTTATTAATCGAGTTAATCGTTTATTATTTCCTTAAAATAAATTAAATGTGAATTAATATTTCTTTTTCATATAAGTTTTTTAAAAAAAATTATGCGTATTATCCTATTAGGAGCTCCTGGTACAGGGAAAGGTACACAAGCTAACTTTATTACAAATAAATATCATATTCCTCAAATTTCTAGTGGAGATATTTTACGTAAGTTTTTAAAAAAAGAATCTAGTGAAAGCAATCATTTAAAAAATGTAATTAAAAAAGGAGAATTAGTTAACGATAAAATAATAATTAATTTAATAAGTGCACGTTTAAAAAAAAAAGATTGTAAAAATGGCTTTTTACTGGATGGATTTCCTCGAACAATTAATCAAGCTATTTATATGAAACAGGAAAAAATTAAAATTGATTTTGTATTAGAGTTTAGTCTTGATGTTCCGTCTATTATTAAACGTGTTACAGGACGTCGAATTCATGAACCGTCTGGTCGAATTTATCATATTAATTTTTGTCCACCTAAAAATTCTGAAAAAGATGATATTACAGGAGAAAAATTAACTATTAGATTAGATGATCAAGAACATATATTAAAGAAACGTTTACAACAATATAATAAATTAACTATACCTCTTATTAACTTTTATAAACAAGAAGTTAAATTAAGTGGAATACAATATCATATAATTAACATGAATAAAAATGTTTATGAAATTCGTCAACGTTTATTAAAAATTTTCAATGTATGATTTAATAATTTTGTTTTTCATAAAAATTGAATGTTTTTATTTTTAAAAAAAAATCAATAATTTTATTAAAACTTTTAATTATATATTCGTTATACTTTATGTATTAATTTTATTATTTTATACAAGATTTTTAATTTATATGCTTTTTTTTTGATAAAAAAGTATCGCTGTTATTTAAAGTATTTATTAAAATTTTAAAAAAAATCAACATAAAATTTTTTGAATATCTAATATAATTTTAAATTTAATTTAATTTTTTTTAAAAATTTTTTTTAGTTTTTATGTATAAAAAAAAATTGTATATATAATGTAAATATTTTTATTATCAAAATATTAGTTTATTAAACTAGTTATTTATTTGTATATTTTTAAATTTTTCAGTTTATAGCTATGAACTGAAAAATTTAAAAAAAATTTTTTACAGAATATTCACATATGATCTAAAATTTTTTTTTTTAAATTTTAAAAAAAAGTAAGATCTATAAAAAATTGTTAAGATAATATTAAATTTATAAGATTTTTCAATTTAATTAGAAAATAAGCATAAAATTTTAATGGTGAGTATAAAAACTAATGTTTTTTTATAATTAGAAAAGCATGTATCCGCAATATTATTTATAATAAGTAATAGCATATGATCATGTACATAGATATTTTTCAAAAAAACTTTAAATAACTAATCAAAAAATGTTCCTACAATTTAAGAGCAGAAATCTTATCTAATAACTGAAATATATCATTACATTTTTTATAAAAAATTTATGTTTTTTAAATATCTATAAATATCTCTAATAAATTATTTAGATATCGTTTACCTTTTCTTGTTAATATCCAATTTTTTTTAGATTCTTTAATATATTTGTTATCAATTGCTTGATTTATTTGCAATCTTATATAGTTTTCTTTTAATCCAGTATAAATTTCGAATGTTTCACGTGGAATATCTTTTAATAAACGAAAACGATTTAAAAAAAACTCAAATGGTTTATCTTTATTTTTAACTTTATAAGTTTTAAATATGTAAGTTCCTTCCATAAATTTTTTTGGAGAGCTCGTTTTAATTATCCGAATGATAGATTTGTTATTGTTAGTTATTTTACTATGTGAACCACATCCAATACCTAAATAATCACCAAAATTCCAATAATTCATATTATGTTTACAGAAATGATTGACTGCTGCATAACTAGATATTTCATATTGTAAATATTTTTGAGAGATTAAAAAATTATGTCCTTTTTTAAAAATTTTCCATATATTATCTTCACTAGGAAGTGTAGGAGTAAAAGAATAAAATTGAGTATTTTTTTCAACCGTTAATTGATACCATGAGATATGTGTAGGTTTTAATTGAACAGCTTTAATTAAATCATTTAAAGAATCCTGTAAAGTTTGATTCGGTAATCCATACATCAAATCAATGTTAAAATTTAGAAAATTTATTTTTTTTAAAAAAACGATAGATTTTTCTATATCAACATTATCATGTATTCTTCCTATACTTTTTAGTTGATTTTTGTTAAAACTTTGTGCACCAATAGAAATTCTGTTAATACCAATTTCTTGATAAGCCTGAAAAGTGCTTAAACAAACAGTACCTGGGTTTACTTCAATTGTAATTTCCACGTCAGTAGTAATTTCAATTTTTTTTTTATAGCATATATCAAAAATTTTATAGAATTTGGATGAAACAAACTTGGTGTTCCTCCTCCAATAAATATTGTATTAATTTTTCTATCTTTAATTAAGTAAAGGTTATTTTGTAAATCAGTTAATAGATGTTTTATATATGATTTTTCTATATTAATATCATGTTCTTTTGTTTGTTTATATGAATTAAAATCACAATAGGGACATTTTTTAATACACCACGGAATATGAATATATAAACCAATTTTGATAAAATTATTATTCAAAGTAGATTCCTATTTTTTTAAAAATTTTATTATAAATAAAAATTAAAACTTGGGAAAAGATCTTTTAAAATGCAGTTAAAAATATACAGTAAAAGTATCGCAATCATTCCTGAAAAATCTATCCCTCCAATTATAGGAATATAATGACGTATTCTGATCATTAAAGGTTCTGTTAATTGAAAAAAAACAATATCTGCATCAGTATAATTTATAATGGCCCAACTTCTAATTGAACGAATAATTATTATCCATGAGACAAGATTTATTAAAAGCTGTAACAAAGAAACAATGCTAATAAGAAAAACAAAATAATTAATTAGAAAAATTTTAAATTGGATAAAATTTAAAAAAAAATATTTTATAACAGAGAAAAATATAGAAAAAAATAATATGCTGAAATTAATACGTTTAATAGATGGAATAAAACGAATATTAAATAATTCAGTCGTTTTTATTACTAACTGCGATAATGAATTGTGAAAGTCACAACGTGAACATTCCATCCAAAGCCTTAATAATAAAACTGTTATATATGAATCAAAAATTATTTTAATGAAAAAAGTTAATGTTAACATAATAATCCTTAATTCTTTTTAATTATTACGGCTTCCAAAAATAGAAGTACCTATCCTTAATAAGGTGCTGCCATATTTAATAGCTAAATTTATGTCTTTACTCATTCCTAATGATAAAGTATCAACAGTATTATATATCTTTTTTAATTTTAAAAAATATATATTAAGTGTTTGATATAATAAGCATTGATCTTCGTAATTTTCATTTTTTGCTGGTATAGCCATTAAACCACGTAAACATAATTGTGGTAATTTTTTGATAGCTTTAGCTAAATAAAATATTTCTTCTTTTTTAATACCAAATTTAGTTTTTTCTTCACTAATGTTCACTTGAATAAGAACATTTATCGGTGAAAATGAAATATTAGACCTATGTTTATTTAATAACTCAGCTGTATTTATTTTGTTAACTGTATGGCACCAATCGAAATATTTTGCAATTAATTTAATTTTGTTTTTTTGTATACTCCCAATAAAATGCCATTCACAATTTTTATTAGTTTTTTTGATTATTTCAATTTTTTTTATTGCTTCTTGTACATAATTTTCTCCAAATAAATATTGTTTATTATTTATCGCATTTTGAATATCGAAAATATTTTTTGTTTTACTAACAGCAACAAGTTTAATTTTTTTATAATCACGGTGATAGTATTTAGATATATTTATAATTGTTTTACGAATAGTTTGTAAGTTTTTTTGAATAGAGATCATAATATTTAAAGTAAGTAATAACAGAGCATTAAAGTAATATATGTTTAATAATTTTTCATATATTATTATATGAAAATAACGATATAAAAAAAATATAAAAAATTTTTTAGTTATTTATTTTTTTTATAAACGTCTTCAAACCAACTTTGTAATATAACGACAGCTGATAATGAATTTATATATTTTTTTTTAAGAGCTCGGTATCCTCCTTTTTTAAATAACTTTGATTTAGCTTCAACAGTACTTAATCTTTCATCATAAAACTCTACAGGAATTTTAAATTTTTCATTGAAGGTTTTAGCAAAAATTTTTACACAATCAGTTAGTCTTTGATCTGTTCCATCCATATTCATAGGATAACCAATTATTATATGATTTGGTTGCCATATTTTTAAAAGATGCTGTATTTTTATCCAGTTTATGTGATTTTTTTTTTTTGATTGAATAGTTGTAAGAGGGTTAGCAATGCAGATTATGTTTTGACCTATTGCTACCCCAATATTTTTTGTACCGAAATCAAAACAAAAAAAAGTTTTATTTAACATTAAGAGTGACCTATTTGATTATTTATATTAATCATATCATCAATACCAATGTTTTTAGCAGCTTTTTTCCATCTTTCAGAAATAGGAGTATGAAATAAAAGAGAATCATTAGCAGGTATTAATAGCCAAATATTTTCTAATAATTCATTTTCTAGCTGATTTTTTTCCCAAGCACAATATCCTAACGCAATTAACATATTTTCTGGTTGTTCTTTAGTACCAATTACTTCAATAATATCACGTGAAGTAGTAATCATAGTATTATCAGATATACGAATACTAGAACTATAAATTTTTTGATTAGAATGCACTATAAATCCATGATCTTCTGCTATAGGTCCACCAGTAAAAACTGGTTTATTTAGTATAGTTTTTGAAAAATCAGAATTATTAGGTACTATATTAAGTTTATTTAAAATACCTTCAATAGTGATGTTTGTTAAAGTTTTATTAATAACTAATCCCATTGCTCCTTTATTATTATGTTCACAAATATAAATAACTGATTTTTTAAAGAAAGGATCTTGTAAAGATGGCATTGCGATTAAAAAATGATGTTGTAAATTCATTTAAGTTTTAAATATATATAGATTAATAGTTTAATTAATTAAAAATTAAAATAATTCATTGAAAAAATATGAAAATTATTTTAATAAGTTTTCAATTTTATTCATTAATATATTAGTAACTGAAAAAGAAAAAATATTTTCAATTTCACAAACACATGTTGGACTCGTAATATTTATTTCAGTTAATTTGTTACCAATAATATCTAATCCTACAAAAATTAATCCTTTTTCTTTTAAAAAAGGTCCAATTTTTTTAGCTATTTTAATTTCTGTTTTACCTAGTTTTAGTCCTTTGGCTTGACCGCCAGCCATTAAATTTCCTCTACTTTCTCCTTTTTTTGGAATTCTAGCTAAACAGTAAGGTATAGGTTCTCCATCAATCATTAATATTCTTTTATCGCCTTCTGTTTTTATTTCAGGTATATATTGTTGAACCATACAGTATTGGCTTTCATAATCAGTAAGATGTTCAATAATTACTGATAAATTAGAAATATCTGATTGTATATGAAAAATAGATTTACCTCCCATTCCATTTAATGGTTTAAGTATGATGTTTTTATTTTTTTTCCAAAAATCATATATTTTTTCTTTATTAGTAGTAATTAAAGTTTCAGGTAAAAATTTTGAAAAAAAAGTTGCTGGATAAAATTTCTCAT is part of the Candidatus Tachikawaea gelatinosa genome and encodes:
- the lon gene encoding endopeptidase La; translation: MNPTDHSKWIKIPVLPLRDVVVYPHMVIPLFVGREKSVKCLEFAMKHEKKIMLVAQKDASTDDPNINDLFFIGTIASILQMLKLPDGTIKILVEGLQRARVINLIEENCFIAKVELISMFTIEKKEEKVLIRTAINQFENYIKLNKKIPSEILTALNNIENAEHIADTIAANIPLKLSDKQLALEMLNTKEIFEYLIAMMEAEIDLLQVEKNIRNRVKKQMEKSQREYYLNEQMKAIQKELGEIEDFPDEYEALKRKIDKANMPKETKEKVDSELQKLRMMSPMSAEATVVRSYIDWIIQVPWSKRSKIRKALNTAQNMLDDDHYGLDRVKERIMEYLAVQSRVNKIKGPILCLVGPPGVGKTSLGQSIAKATGRKYVRMALGGIRDEAEIRGHRRTYIGSMPGKIIQKIAKVGVKNPLFLLDEIDKMSSDMRGDPASALLEVLDPEQNATFNDHYLELDYDLSDIMFVATSNSMDIPSPLLDRMEVIRLSGYTEEEKLNISKKHLIPKQIKRNALNNNEINIDDTAIIDIIRYYTREAGVRNLERELSKICRKVVKSIVIDKLKESANITKKNLKKYLGIKNYRYDRKAEKNNIGQVTALAWTECGGDLLTIESAYVAGKGKLIYTGSLGEVMKESIQAALTVVRSRSNILNINSNFYEKIDIHVHVPEGATPKDGPSAGIAMCTALISCLTNNPVRSEIAMTGEITLRGEILSIGGLKEKLLAAHRGGIKTVIIPYENKHDLEEIPLNIIGKLNICLVKHIEEVFSLSLEKAPFSSSRNNWKGSISQSTEKLIQ
- a CDS encoding HU family DNA-binding protein — protein: MNKSQLIEKIAIDADISKVTAGRVLNAFMGSVSNALRAGEEVTLIGFGTFSVRKRAARIGRNPQTGKEITIPAAKFPGFRPGKILKKVINE
- the apt gene encoding adenine phosphoribosyltransferase, which gives rise to MEKKTILLIKKLIKNVPNFPKPGIIFRDISNILDNPQIYSQIILCISNHYYDKKITKIAGIEARGFLFGAPVALNLGIGFVPIRKPNKLPRAKYSEKYNMEYSSNSLEIHKDAISSVDKVLIIDDILATGSTVSAAVKLIRKTGKVNDAAFLMSLHFLKADKKLEKININCFNIIKITK
- the dnaX gene encoding DNA polymerase III subunit gamma/tau, producing the protein MIYQVLARKYRPQTFSEINGQTHIITALKNALSLNRLHHAYLFSGTRGIGKTTIARVLAKGLNCKKKITDNPCRKCQHCLDIENGTSIDLIEIDAASQSKVEDIRNVLDNIQYYPLHCRFKIYLIDEVHMLSRYSFNALLKTLEEPPNHVKFILATTDPNKLPTTIISRCLHFYLQKLTINEITKKLQDIVNKEKIKTELNSLTLIAKSSDGSMRDALSLTDQAIALGNGKINFIDLKYILGIIDEKYSLLIFESLVKGNIKKIMCLLDDIEKNGQLCENLLIEILSWIHHIAILQILPDSLPEEKKKYLDILNNLAISVSPSDIQLYYQIFLLGRKDFYYAPCNRTGIEMIILKAIAFHPKVTESYKTIQS
- a CDS encoding YbaB/EbfC family nucleoid-associated protein, with protein sequence MFNKGGINNLVKQAQQMQDKMSKIQEEINLLKVTGESGAGLVKVTLNGAYNCQNVQIDSDLLKNNSDKEILEDLIAAAFNDAARRIEEVQKEKMSSVSSNLNLPSGFNMPF
- the htpG gene encoding molecular chaperone HtpG, producing the protein MTQKETYNFQSEVKQLLKLMIHSLYSNKEIFLRELISNASDAADKLRFLALSNPSLYENDTDLCVKISLDKKNCLIKISDNGIGMKKKEVIENLGTIAKSGTKNFLESLKTESENKNAQLIGKFGVGFYSAFIVSDKVSLHTRAANVSADESVLWQSTGEGEYTLTQKEKKKRGTEIVLHIKKSEKEFLDVWRLKSIISKYSDHISLPVKMEMEDEKTKLFKWEQVNKAQAIWTRKKSEISIKEYKDFYTSITNDSVEPIIWTHNHVEGKQEYIVLLYIPSNTPWDLFHRDNKHGLKLYIQRVFIMDDTEQLLPNYLRFVKGIVDSNDLPLNISREILQENHLISNLKLAITKRILHILEKLSKDDNEKYQKFWNTFGLVFKEGAAEEHINKKEFMNLLRFSSTYQNNPEQNVSLADYISRTKKDQKNIYYITADNYISAKNSPHLEQFKQKNIEVLLLSDRIDEWMISYFTDFENKSFKSVSKIDKDLEKIDKENLQDNKKNQEKEFAPFLQIIEKQLKNRVKKVKLTYALTKTPSILTTDTEEMSTQMAKLFKAAGQAVPDIKYIFNINPQHILIKHIIKVSDKVILKDWIELLFEEALLAEKGTLEDTNKFINRVNRLLFP
- the adk gene encoding adenylate kinase; protein product: MRIILLGAPGTGKGTQANFITNKYHIPQISSGDILRKFLKKESSESNHLKNVIKKGELVNDKIIINLISARLKKKDCKNGFLLDGFPRTINQAIYMKQEKIKIDFVLEFSLDVPSIIKRVTGRRIHEPSGRIYHINFCPPKNSEKDDITGEKLTIRLDDQEHILKKRLQQYNKLTIPLINFYKQEVKLSGIQYHIINMNKNVYEIRQRLLKIFNV
- the hemW gene encoding radical SAM family heme chaperone HemW, with translation MYWRRNTKFVSSKFYKIFDICYKKKIEITTDVEITIEVNPGTVCLSTFQAYQEIGINRISIGAQSFNKNQLKSIGRIHDNVDIEKSIVFLKKINFLNFNIDLMYGLPNQTLQDSLNDLIKAVQLKPTHISWYQLTVEKNTQFYSFTPTLPSEDNIWKIFKKGHNFLISQKYLQYEISSYAAVNHFCKHNMNYWNFGDYLGIGCGSHSKITNNNKSIIRIIKTSSPKKFMEGTYIFKTYKVKNKDKPFEFFLNRFRLLKDIPRETFEIYTGLKENYIRLQINQAIDNKYIKESKKNWILTRKGKRYLNNLLEIFIDI
- a CDS encoding radical SAM protein; protein product: MNNNFIKIGLYIHIPWCIKKCPYCDFNSYKQTKEHDINIEKSYIKHLLTDLQNNLYLIKDRKINTIFIGGGTPSLFHPNSIKFLIYAIKKKLKLLLTWKLQLK
- a CDS encoding YggT family protein; the encoded protein is MLQLLINLVSWIIIIRSIRSWAIINYTDADIVFFQLTEPLMIRIRHYIPIIGGIDFSGMIAILLLYIFNCILKDLFPSFNFYL
- a CDS encoding YggS family pyridoxal phosphate-dependent enzyme — protein: MISIQKNLQTIRKTIINISKYYHRDYKKIKLVAVSKTKNIFDIQNAINNKQYLFGENYVQEAIKKIEIIKKTNKNCEWHFIGSIQKNKIKLIAKYFDWCHTVNKINTAELLNKHRSNISFSPINVLIQVNISEEKTKFGIKKEEIFYLAKAIKKLPQLCLRGLMAIPAKNENYEDQCLLYQTLNIYFLKLKKIYNTVDTLSLGMSKDINLAIKYGSTLLRIGTSIFGSRNN
- the ruvX gene encoding Holliday junction resolvase RuvX — its product is MLNKTFFCFDFGTKNIGVAIGQNIICIANPLTTIQSKKKNHINWIKIQHLLKIWQPNHIIIGYPMNMDGTDQRLTDCVKIFAKTFNEKFKIPVEFYDERLSTVEAKSKLFKKGGYRALKKKYINSLSAVVILQSWFEDVYKKNK